A single region of the Brachypodium distachyon strain Bd21 chromosome 3, Brachypodium_distachyon_v3.0, whole genome shotgun sequence genome encodes:
- the LOC100834814 gene encoding uncharacterized protein LOC100834814, which yields MKNYHIQHSRDYEYLRNDKDRVMVCCKSASSCPFYMVSSQIEGEDTHCLRVCVEPHKCGETHDTSMINSAWLAKRYEESVRSDPEFKIHSMMDKTARKFGVDISKQMAYRARARAQEVVLGNHKEQYKRIRDYAQTVNSTNPGSRAVVTTIENPQANPRFHGLFIMLNAQKEGFINGCRPFIGVDGCFVKLTTGAQVLAASARDGNNNLFPLAFGVVGKEDTASWCWFLQQLKYALGGDHGKFGKWTFMLTDKRVFHDCSQRFCLRHIYANFKVAGFRGGDLKAHVDAAAYSYSKPYFDDAMARLKEDCEEAWEWLSKINPKHGARHAMDTNCKTDLVVNNLSEIFNNFIIDVKDKPIVTMIDGIRTKLMARFEAKRIGIQKAGWDITSTFAEKLEIEKSNSKYSKAICAAKGLWQVASGTRTYPVNLRAKTCGCRKWDLTGLPCKHAVCAIYKAKGHPEDYVSDFFKKPLYIQTHNEIVYPVPGQHDWVQTDTPDIDPPHFFVHPGRRKKNRRKGQDEQGEPRGKGRMSTSTCSNCKKQGHTYTSCANPLKPELAIRKSRHKSNRGFPTSAATPAPAAQPTPASASAPTPSKCTGRRGGAQFKPPRAASATSTSAAPAPAPSSSARGARAASAPAKAAPAPSSSARAARAASAKVAAAATAREVAASTSAPTAHATSTRPTRKTAGTLPARYENSKMWKYFNCSRRTN from the exons ATGAAGAACTATCACATACAACATTCCAGAGATTATGAATATCTCAGGAATGACAAAGACAGAGTGATGGTATGTTGCAAGTCAGCAAGCTCTTGCCCCTTTTACATGGTTTCATCACAAATCGAGGGAGAGGATACACACTGTTTGAGAGTGTGTGTGGAGCCACACAAGTGTGGTGAGACTCATGATACATCAATGATCAACAGTGCATGGTTAGCTAAGAGATATGAAGAGAGTGTCAGAAGTGATCCAGAATTCAAGATCCACTCTATGATGGACAAGACAGCAAGGAAATTTGGAGTTGACATAAGCAAGCAGATGGCTTATAGAGCAAGAGCAAGAGCACAGGAAGTTGTGTTGGGCAATCACAAGGAGCAGTATAAGAGGATTAGAGACTATGCTCAAACTGTGAACAGTACTAATCCAGGCAGTAGGGCAGTTGTGACAACAATTGAGAACCCTCAAGCAAATCCAAGATTTCATGGTCTCTTTATAATGCTCAATGCACAGAAAGAGGGATTCATCAATGGATGCAGACCCTTCATAG GAGTTGATGGTTGTTTTGTCAAGCTCACAACAGGGGCCCAAGTGCTGGCTGCAAGTGCCAGAGATGGCAATAACAACCTGTTTCCACTGGCTTTTGGTGTGGTTGGCAAGGAGGACACTGCCTCATGGTGCTGGTTTTTACAACAACTGAAGTATGCTTTGGGTGGAGATCATGGGAAGTTTGGGAAGTGGACCTTCATGTTGACAGACAAAAG AGTATTTCATGATTGTTCTCAAAGGTTCTGTCTACGGCACATCTATGCCAATTTTAAAGTTGCTGGTTTTAGAGGAGGGGACCTCAAAGCACATGTAGATGCAGCAGCTTACTCTTATAGTAAGCCATACTTTGATGATGCAATGGCAAGACTGAAAGAGGACTGTGAAGAAGCATGGGAGTGGTTAAGTAAGATAAATCCTAAACATGGGGCTAGGCATGCAATGGACACCAACTGCAAGACTGATTTAGTAGTGAACAATCTTAGTGAAATCTTTAATAATTTCATTATTGATGTGAAGGACAAGCCCATAGTGACCATGATAGATGGCATTAGAACCAAACTAATGGCCAGGTTTGAAGCCAAGAGAATAGGGATTCAGAAAGCAGGATGGGATATCACTTCTACGTTTGCAGagaagttagagatagagaaGAGTAACTCCAAGTACTCTAAAGCAATTTGTGCAGCCAAAGGTTTGTGGCAGGTTGCTTCTGGAACCAGAACATATCCAGTCAACTTGAGAGCCAAAACATGTGGGTGTAGAAAATGGGATTTAACTGGCTTACCCTGCAAGCATGCAGTGTGTGCAATATATAAAGCCAAAGGGCACCCTGAAGACTATGTGAGTGACTTCTTTAAAAAGCCATTATACATCCAAACACACAATGAGATAGTGTACCCTGTCCCAGGCCAACATGATTGGGTTCAGACAGATACACCTGACATAGATCCACCACACTTTTTTGTCCATCctgggagaaggaagaagaatagGAGGAAAGGTCAGGATGAGCAAGGAGAGCCAAGGGGTAAAGGCAGGATGTCAACAAGCACATGTTCCAATTGTAAAAAGCAGGGCCACACGTACACTAGTTGTGCAAATCCATTGAAGCCAGAGTTGGCAATAAGGAAAAGCAGACACAAG AGTAACAGAGGATTCCCAACTTCAGCTGCAACACCTGCACCAGCAGCACAGCCTACTCCTGCATCTGCTTCAGCACCAACACCTTCAAAATGCACTGGTAGGAGAGGAGGGGCCCAGTTCAAGCCACCAAGAGCAGCTTCTGCAACTTCTACATCTGCAGCACCTGCACCAGCTCCATCTTCATCAGCCAGAGGAGCAAGAGCCGCATCTGCACCAGCTAAGGCAGCACCAGCTCCATCTTCATCAGCCAGAGCAGCAAGAGCAGCATCAGCTAaggtggcagcagcagcgacagCAAGAGAAGTAGCAGCATCAACATCAGCTCCAACTGCACATGCTACTTCAACAAGGCCTACTAGGAAAACAGCAGGGACACTGCCAGCTAGGTATGAGAACAGCAAGATGTGGAAGTATTTTAACTGCTCAAGGAGGACAAATTGA